DNA from Carassius gibelio isolate Cgi1373 ecotype wild population from Czech Republic chromosome B8, carGib1.2-hapl.c, whole genome shotgun sequence:
TTCTGTAATCTTATACTCACTCATTGCTGAAAGCCAAGAGGAAAACCCAACATTTAGAGTTCATTTAGAAGTCAATTAGTATTTCAGACCATTTAAAAACCCTGCTGAAAATCTTTTCCCATTACTTGTTGAGTCCAAGAAAGATTCAAAGAAGATCATAAGAAATTAGTCTCTATTAGGTTCTAGTTGCTTTCACaactttcacatttaattcaacttgttacttgccatttctttgtaactaTATGTGAAATTTACCAGAAggttataataattaataaaataggaAAGAATTTTGTATCACACATCATAAATCTATATTTCCATGCATTTCtcttaaatttaattttcaaTCTTATCTTGATTGGCAGCCAGAGAATTTACTGTACTCTTCAAAGCATCCGGATGCCCAGCTCAAGCTGACAGACTTTGGATTTGCCAAAGAGACCACATCCAACAACTGCTTGACCACCCCGTGCTATACACCTTATTATGTGGGTAAGCAGACCGTAAGAAGTAAGAAGTCCGTTTTGAGTTTCATTCCATATCATAATACAGTGAAGCTAAAGCAAACCCTTCTCTCTCAGCCCCAGAGGTGTTTGGTCCAGAGAAATATGATAAGTCATGTGATTTGTGGTCATTAGGAGTCATCATGTACATCTTGTGAGTGAAAACAATTTTGATGGTTAAGAAATATCACatcagttttttatatattatttcactTTCATTCACAACCAATATGGATCCTCTTAGGTTGTGTGGATATCCACCATTTTACTCAAACCACGGCTTACCGCTCTCACCGGGAATGAGAAAACGCATAAGGAATGGCCAGTATGAATTTCCAAACCCTGAATGGTCGCAGGTGTCAGAGGAAGgtcattttatgatatttaacACTTCTAATGCCACGTTttgttcaaatataattaaatacattatgtgatatacattttttttcttcactccaCAGCAAAGCAGCTCATTTGCCAGCTATTGAAAACAGATCCTACAGAGCGAATGACCATTGCACAATTCATGAACCATTCTTGGATCAATGTGAGCATTACCATTTCAGCGTGTAAAATTAGGGAAAATGATATACATAATATTTTGGTCCTATGTTTGTTTCCATATTTAAAGGGGTTGCtcaccattttctttctttctaggcctgattgtgtttatggtgtgcagtctaacatgtgtttatttttttaaatgcattatttcccTTCTCTGGTCATTTCCTtcttttatgaagcccctccctcagaaataggtgatgggctctgattggttagctagcccagtgtgttgtgattggcgagaaagaaagagagatggcGAGCAAGGGGATACGGGGAAAAGTTTTAAGAATTTCTGCTTTAtaacattgattttgaaacttgtgaatccattaaaatcgttagaagacagaatcgcaattcatatatgaatagatttctatgtgcacccctagttttctcttcctcttttatAAAGCAGCGCAGCATGGCCTCTCCCCCTTTGCTGCCTTTTCCCAAGGatggggtttatctgggtttgttaTGTCACAAACCCAGAAAGTAAATCATTTTAGTCCCTTCCAGTCATTtctgtaggcattaaactgccagaattttaaaagatgattttccatttgcattaattTTTCAGCTTTGTTACTTTGCAGATACTGTTTAtgttcaaacagcaacattacacactagcTAACGATAAAAACGTGAAAttgcaatcaaccacccctttaacttTTAGCAAGACTATTTCATtagcatatttaatattttgcataTCAACGTGTGTTTCTCTCTCGGGATCTATGCAGAAGTCAATGAATGTTCCTCCTACACATCTACACACAAGTCGAGTTCTTAAGGAAGAGAGTCACGTCTGGGATGAAGTCAAGGTCTGTTCTCTGTACCATGTATTCAGATATGCATAAATCAAATAGTTTATCATGCATACagcaccattcaaaagtttggggttagtataacaaatatttataattcCAGATAAATGCTTTTCTGTTGAATCTTAAAACATATAattgtttctacaaaaataataaagcatCACAATTGTTTTCatcatatttcaaatcagcatgttagaaggAAGATCATATGACACCGAagataatgatgctgaaaattcagctttgcattacaggaatgaattacattttaaaatatattcaaatatagaaaatatttcacaatattactgtttctacattatatttaattaaataaatgcagccttggtgaacagaagagacccaaaaatattaaatattaaataaataaataaataaataaataaataaataaataaataaataaataaataaataatgaccccaaacatttgaccaGTAGTGTCTATGACCATCGGTCTcagtcattatttttttgtaaatgattttGCTAAGtctgttgtgtgtgtatttacacagCAAGAGATGACTAATGCCTTAGCAACAATAAGAGTGGACTATGAACAAATAAAGGTTAAACCGATCAAGGATGCGTCCAATCCTCTTCTtctaaaaagaagaaagaaaatggcTGCTGCAATGGAAGAAACACCAGGGCAGTGACAAACTAATGCATGTGGAAATGCATAGCTCTGGATCACTAgaggacacttaaaaaaaatggagATTGAGGGAAAAATGGGGCCTTTCATGGCATTTAGTCTTCATTTCTCTTTTTATAGCCTGCAGCAGTTAGTTATAGCAAAGATAATATGTGTGTTAATATCTGTAGGGATGCATGAGTGTATTAGTATTTACTTCTAAACTGTATCTATAGCAAgtgcatttttaatcattttcttgAATGTTTTTTGAAAGTAATATCCATTTTATTAGTCACTTTTTTAAAACCAAGTATTAATGTTTGCTTTGTAATGTTTGTTGTGAATAATACTGCAGGGGAATATGTTATGcatcctataaaaaaaaaaaaagtgtgtattcaTCTGCATTAAGCTGAAGAACTGACTGCTGGTTAACATTACCTTGTGACAGATGAGTAACTGACTCACATATGAGTATTTTCCACATTATGTTTGTTCTGACATCATGATGTCATTAAATGCACCATGgcctttaataaaaaacaaacaaataaatatggctgtatacatttttctaagtATTCTGAGCATTTCTTAATAAGTTGGAACTGATTAGCACATACGAAAAACACCAtccattaattaaaaacatttaaaatgcaaacaaTGGTTTTAAATTTGTAACTTTTTGGTATTTATGGCTTGcctttcttttgcttttttaaacaatattgttTTATAAAGTCATGTTTAACAAGTAGCTTGTGCCTTTGCTAGCCAGCTGTTTAACTGCAAGAGATCCAGTTGGGCTACTTTGAAACATCCAGTTTTACTGTATTCACTAAAGTCTATCATGTTTTCAAAAGCTATTTGTTGAGCTTAACATTAAGAAAACCCTTTTCTAGTATGTAAAGCCACTGTAATTCCAACCCAAGATAAAACATGTCATACAAAGTCAAATGCCCCAGAAATGCATGTACACATGCACAAAGTTCTCATCCTGTGCTCACTCCTGACGGAGTTTATGAAGTCAGGTTGTTAAAATGCAGATGATTTGCATTCTCACACATGGCACTCATATTCACAAACCCTCAAGGCACAAAACACAGCATAACGTAAGTGAGGCAGTAGACAAAGCTTCACTGTATACTGGCTTTACACTGAAAGCTCTGGGCTGTGCAACTGTATCAATTTATTGGAATGTGATTTAttgtataaatactgtaaaaatggcTGTAAGGAGGACTTTATATAAGGTACAGTTAATGTGTTGTCTTCTGcatgtgtataaatgtatttcacaattataaaaaatatgagtATAAAAATTGGTTGAATGCAGCATgatttttcaaaattttattcTCTCTCCAACTcgtttgtgtgtgttattttttataaacataaaagGGGCAAAAAGACAAAAAGCACAGAGGCTACAACAACAAGtttgtttaatctttttaatttaaGCAGATATGTTGCATAAAATCAAATGCATGAAAGGTTTTTTGCTTAAGAGGAGGAGTGCATTTTTGTCCATGCAGTTTATATAGTAGAATGAC
Protein-coding regions in this window:
- the mapkapk2b gene encoding MAP kinase-activated protein kinase 2b, with translation MLDDTENKNDAVLSNEQQESQHQISIVPPESTLKIKKKVITEEYKLAGQVLGIGINGKVWEIFQKKSGKHYALKMLRDTPKARREVELHCRASSCPRIVGIEDVFENYYQGKKCLLLIMECMEGGELFRHIKERGDQAFTEREASEIMRNIGEAVEFLHGINIAHRDLKPENLLYSSKHPDAQLKLTDFGFAKETTSNNCLTTPCYTPYYVAPEVFGPEKYDKSCDLWSLGVIMYILLCGYPPFYSNHGLPLSPGMRKRIRNGQYEFPNPEWSQVSEEAKQLICQLLKTDPTERMTIAQFMNHSWINKSMNVPPTHLHTSRVLKEESHVWDEVKQEMTNALATIRVDYEQIKVKPIKDASNPLLLKRRKKMAAAMEETPGQ